TTGCTGGTGGCAATAATTGGGCCACTGAAAGCGCTCCGGTTGAGGTAGTATGCCAGCTGCAAGTCTATAAAACCTTTTACGTTAGAGTGCGTCTCTACCTGCTCAGTTAGCGTGATTGTTAGCCGCCAGCGCCCGAGTTTTCCCTTCTGCTCGAAGTTCTTGGGTTGCGCGACCGCGAACACGGTCCCAACTGCATCTTTGATTTCAGTTGTGCTAGTCGTGGCATAGATCCATGGAGCGCTGAGATCCACATCATATGAATCGCCGACCTTAGCGCCGAGTGGGACGCTAAAATCTATGCGAATCCGTGGGTTCGGTATCGAGCCAACACTGCCGGAGGTCGGTGCGATTGACACGGTGAGAATGTCAGGTGCGGTCGCACGGGACATCAAGCGCGGGTCAGGGGTGGACCGCTCTTCCCAGTGGGTTATTCCAGAGCGGGTTACGATTTCCTGGCCCGTATCGGGATCTTGCTCCGTGATTGCATCTGAGTGTGTGGGGTCATCCTTGTGCTCTCGAGGGGCCTCTACGGGTTGAGAGATCGCCCCTGGGACATCATCCGCAGATTCAGGTGCTTCTTCTGGGGCAACCTGTTGGCTAGGCCCGGAGGATTCACCACTCGCCCCGCCCTCCGAATAGGGCGGGGAGATGGCTGACGCGGTAGTTGCTGCGGACAGGGCGATGATCAGTACGGACGCGGCTGTTACTGCACGCGCGAGTATGGGTGGACGATGGTTTTCGTTGGACATCCCTGCTTCTTCCTCATCTTGGGCGTAGCCGCCACCGTGGCGGCAACGGTTGTGACAACCCAAGGTAGGCGGGAAAGAAGATTGAAGCAGCCCGTGCACGAAGGAGTTGTGGATAACGCCAGATGTGGCGCGCGGGGGACAGAGCCGTGTGTGTCGGACTGCCTGTGAGTTTGGGTTGAGAAGTGGAGAGTTATAACTGTTACGTCACGCGGAGCTGGTTCGGCCCAATTTGCCCATGAATCACGCCGTTATGCAAGCCAAACCCGCTCCGTATGGCTCAAGTAGCTCCCTTATGACATGTGGTAGCGCGGGTAACAACCTCAACAACAAGCAAACAACAACCCACCGACTCAAGACAGTCTGGCAGCCCGCGAAGCCATAGAGCACGCCAAACAAAATGCTCCCCGGTGGCGAACCAGCTTCGCTGGGCAACCACCGGGGAGCACCTGCTAATGCATCCGTCTCCATTTTGCCTTATGAGAGGCGGGAAGACTTAGTGACGCGTGAAAGAGTGAATGATCTGGACAATGCCGTAGACGATTGCCGACAGGCCGATAACCCACCACAGGGCGATAGTCGAGTAGATCGGGGAGAACACGATGACTAGGCCCGCCAGGATGGAGACCACTGCGTAGAAAGCAGTCCAACCCTTAGATGCCGACTGGCCCAAACGTGCGAAGGCCACAAAGCCCTCGTAAATCCAGGTCACGCCAATCATGATGGCCATGAACACGAAGAAGAACGCCGCTGTGCTCTTGAGGCTTGTAAGTGCGACTACACCCGAGATGACGAACAGTGCACCGAGAAGGATGCGCCAGATGCGGGCTCCGAAGGCCATTCCCTGGGAGAAGGCACCTGCACCGACGTAAACCAGCCCTGCGACAATTACGTAAACGGCAAAAATGCCGGTAACGATAAGGGCCGTCTTTGTTGGCCAAACCATAATTGCGATACCTGCGGCGAGGGAGAGGAGTCCGAAGACACCCATCGCCATGCGCAGCTTCTCGCCTGCTTGCTGAATAATATTTCCACTCATTTTTAAGTCTTTCTATTCTGTCTGTCAGACGCGGTCGAGACACCTCTAGACGAGGCAGGAGTGTCGGATACCTAGCCCAGATCCTCAGCATCCAGAAGACCATTCTGGTATGCCTTGGCCAAACGACGAGGGATGCGAACTTCGCGGCCCCCAACCTTAATCGTCTGTAGCGCACTCATCTTGGCTTTCCAAGCTGAGCGGCGGGTGCGGGTATTCGATCGCGACATTTTTCGCTTTGGAACTGCCATAGCTAAGTCGCTCCTTCCGGGTTCTAGTGGTCTGCTTCGGCCCAAGTAGATTAGTTTGCCGGATGGCTTTGGGCACGCGGACGCCTGGTAGCGTCGCTACTGAACTGCTCAAGTCTGCCACGATTTGCCGCGCTTAAGCCAGTTTGAAGCGGTGGATCTGGATGTGAGGTTAGTCCCGGGGAGAAGTGCGAAGATGGGGTAATGCTAACAGTGGCCACCGGGACCAGCAGTGAGGTTGAGCAGGACATCAAGAGATCGCGTTTCATCGCGTTCCTCTGTCCAGCGGCTTCTGAAGCTGCTGCGCGTGAAGTCATCTCTGCGCGCCGTAGACAGTTCCCGGATGCCCGACACCATTGTTCGGCTTTCATTTTGCAGTCAGACGGGGCGACCCCACAGATGAGGTTCTCAGATGATGGAGAACCGAACGGGACGGCGGGGGCACCAATACTTGATGCTCTCCGAGGTGCTGGTCTGACCAATGTTGTGGCTGTCGTGACCCGCTATTTTGGCGGCACACTGCTTGGTACAGGAGGTCTGGTCCGGGCGTACTCCGGTTCCACCCAAGCCGCGATCCAAAATGCGCAGTTGGCCAAAATTGAGAACTGCCCCTCCTTCTCTGTGGCTCTGGACCCGTTTCTTGCCGGTCGCGCGGAAGCAGAGTTGCGGAGCCGCGGATGGACCGTAGAGAAGGTGACGTGGGGAGAGATTGTCAGCATTGACTTCTCCGTGCCACAGAATGAGGAGGGCGAAGTCGAACCGTTTATCGCTCAACAGACCGGCGGTAAAGGCAAGGTCAAGCGACGTGCCGATCGCTTCCTAGAAGTTCTGCTCTGAGCTGTAAAGAGCGTCCACATTTGGCTCGTCCCTAGTCGGCGAGCCAATCGGCCACTAGCATTTACGTGACCTGCTGCTTTCGAAATGAAAAGAGGACCCCTCATGGCAACGATTCACCCTTCGATTGACTCAACAATCGGCAACACGCCACTGGTCCGCCTCAACCGCACCATGCCGGAAGGCGTTGAGGTTCTTGCCAAGATGGAATACTTCAACCCCGCCGGCTCAGTGAAGGACCGTATAGCGCGACAGATCATCGAAGCAGCTGAGGACTCAGGAGAACTCAAGCCAGGCGGGACAATCGTTGAAGGAACCTCAGGAAACACGGGGATCGCCCTCGCCATGGTCGGTGCGGCAAAGGGGTACAAGGTTGTCCTCTTCATGCCCGCATCAATGAGTAAGGAACGCCGGGCAATCTTGCGTGCCTACGGTGCTGAGCTGGTGTTGACAGACCCTCCACTCGGGATGAAGGGTGCAGTCGCCGGAGCCGAAGAGTATGTGAAGAGCCACCCGGGTTCCGTCCTCGCTCGACAGTTCGACAATGCTGCAAATGTGCAGGCACACGTTGAGACAACCGCGGAAGAGATCTGGAGAGACACGGACGGCAACGTGGATGTTGTTGTTGCTGGAATTGGTACCGGTGGAACAGTGACCGGCGTTGGCCAGGTTCTGAAGAGTCGGAACCCGGAAATCCAGATCGTCGCGGTTGAGCCAGTCGACTCACCCCTCCTCACCCAAGGAACAGCGGGACCGCACATCATCCAGGGCATTGGAGCCAACTTCATCCCGTCAATCTTGGACCAGTCCGTCATTTCAGAGGTTATCGATGTCGAGGGCGATGCATCCCTTGTCGCAAGTCGGGAAGCCGCGAGCGAGGAGGGACTCTTGGTAGGTATCTCTTCGGGCGCTGCTCTAGTTGCGGCCAAGGAAGTTGCGAGTCGTCCGGAAAATGCTGGTAAGACTATTGTTGTGGTGCTCCCCGATGGCGGAGAGCGCTACTTGAGCACCAAACTCTACGAGCAGTACATGGATTAACCAGACCGGCGTAGGGCCCGACGTAAGACTGAGGCGGAGAGAATGCGCGGTGTAGTTCAACGAGCCCTGGGGGTCTTCCGCGAAGACCTTCAGGCTGCCATGGAGCGTGACCCAGCGGCACAGAACCCCTGGGAAGTGGCACTGACATATCCGGGACTGCACGCAGTCTGGGGATATCGCGTTGCACATGCAGCGTGGAACCAGGGACTGCGCTTCCCTGCGCGAGTGATCCAAAACTCTACGCGCTTCTTCACGGGGGTCGATATCCACCCAGCCGCGACCCTGGGACGCCGCCTCTTTATCGACCATGCCGAAGGCGTGGTGATTGGGGAGACCGCCGAGGTCGGTGAGGATGTCCTCATCTACCACCAGGTCACCCTCGGTGGTACTTCAACTGAACCAGGGAAACGTCACCCCACAGTGGGGGATCGTGCAGTACTTGGCGCTGGAGCGAAGATTCTTGGTCCGGTAAACATCGGTGCGGATGCCAAGATTGGTGCCAATGCAGTCGTGGTCCGCGACGTCCCAGACGGCAAGGTTGCTGTCGGGGTTCCAGCCAGGTTGGTCGGGGAAAAACACCCTAACAGGATGGGCTGCACGCACTAAGTCAGAGTGGCGGCATCCTCTACTTCCTGGAGTCGGCGGCGCCGCAACGCGTGAAAACCGCCAGATTCTTGGGTGTTTGAACTAACCTTGAAGCATGAGCGAACTCACACTTAAAGCGGACCCTCGTGAGATCCAGGATGGGTCGCGCCGGGAAGGGCTGGAAATCGCAACCCTGACCTTCTATGACATTCCTGCGCTTGCGGCCCTTTCCGTGAGCGCTTACGGCAACCCGGGCACTGCTGAGAGCCTTTGGGAAGCAACCGATGAGATGCGCATGTACTTTGACGGCGCCTTCGGCATGCCGCGGGACGATTCCTTCGTTGGGGCGTGGGTCAACGGTGAGCTTGTGGGAGCAATCTTCGGCGTGCTGGATTCGCCACTCGATGGTGTTCCAAGGGGTCCGTTCGTTGTGGATCTTATTGTTGATCCAAAATGGCGACGACAAGGTATTGGTAGCGCACTTGTCAACGAGCTAGCTTCTCGGGTTGGGGACTGGGGGTATGACGATCTCGCCCTGCAGCTCGACATGCGACGTTCCCCGGAAGCACTGCACATGTACCGCAGCCTCGGCTTCGCTGAAGTTGGTTAATGCGTTCTGGTTAGCGCTGGCAGGAGGGACACCAGAACAGGTTCCTGCCCTGCATGACGCGGGTGCGGACGGGCGTGCCGCACACTAGGCACTGCTGCCCGGCCCTCTTGTAGACAAACCACTTCTCAGCCTCATCGTCCTCGACTACTACTTCCGTGGAGTGCCAGTCGGGGATCATCGTGTAGATGTTGCCGCGGCGTACCCCATCATCGAGGAGCACCACGAAGTCATCCCACAGATTACGCAGTCGTTTCTCTGAGACGTTGTTGCCGCGACGGAAGGGAGAGATGCCACCCCGGAACAAACCTTCGGCGCGGTAGATGTTTCCAACTCCGGCAACAACCGACTGGTCCATGACCAGTTCCCCAACGGGGCGCCGACTACCGCGCACCCGGCCTACAAACTCCGAACGCAATCTCTCCGCGGGAGACTCATCATCGAGGGGATCTGGACCCAACCTTCCCAGAACCACCTCAACTCCCGCCGCATCGAGGACCTCGCACTGCGTGGGTCCGGTCAAGTCAGCAGCGACGGTCCCGGTAGCAATGCGGAGGCGGACTGCGCCACGGGGCGGTGGGGGAGACCAGTGGCCACTATCGATCCCAAAGTCCTCGCTGAGGCGGATTGCTTCATTCGATCTAGGTCCCACCTCGGAAGCGAGTCGCACCATTTCGAATGCGTCGCCGCCCGCGTCCTCGTGCATGTCATTCTCTGCGACGAGGGAGTCCAGTGTCCGGGGAGCTCCAATGGATGGCGTGACGCTCGTGCCGGGGCTACCGTAGAAACGCCAGGAACCATACAAACCGAGATGCACGTGCAACCAGAGTGGTCCGCGAGCCATCTCGGATGTCGCCTCGTGGCCTGATCCGAACTCGAGGAAAAGGTGCTTTCCCACAGACTGGGCGTCGAGCATGGTCATGCCGTTGAGGCGCTCCGCCCCATGAGTGAAGCGCCCCTGAGGCGACGAGGTATCACAGGCATGACCGACGAACCACTCGCTGAATGCGAGAGCGAGGCGGCGAATCGAATGACCCTCTGGCAACTGAAGCTACTTCTTGGGGGGTGCCACGAAGTTGACCAGTTTCGGTGCACGCACGATGGTTCGCATCGGCTCCTGGTCGCCAAGTGTGCGTTGCACGGGTGAAAGCTCCCGGGCAAGTTCCACAAGTTTGTCTTCGGGTATGTCCGCCGGCACGTCGATCCGGGCGCGCAGCTTCCCATTGACCTGCACAATGCAAGTAACGGTATCTTCGACCAGCAGTGATTCGTCCTGAACCACCGGGAAATCATGCTGGGCCAGTGGAGTGTCATGACCGAGGCGCTGCCACAGCTCTTCAGCAACATGAGGCGCGACGGGGGCAACCATCAGCACCAACGGTTCAACAACCTCACGTGGCACCTGATCCAGGCTGGTGAGGTGGTTGTTGAGGACGATCATGCGGGCGATCGCCGTGTTGATGCGCATGTTGTCGTACTCTTCGGTGACCTCACTGATGGTGCGCGCGAGCAGCCTCCGTGTCTCCTCATCCGCCTGAGCATCCGAGACCGTGACCTCACCCGTTTCCTCACTGACCACGTTTCGCCACAGGCGTTGCAGGAAACGCAGGGACCCGGTGACCGCACGGGTCTCCCAGGGGCGCGACAAATCGAGGGGAGCCATGGACATTTCAAAGAGCCGGAAGGAATCGGCACCATAGCGGTCGCACATCTCATCGGGAGTCACAGAGTTCTTCAGTGACTTGCCCATCTTGCCGTACTCGCGCTCCACGGGTTCGCCGTTGTATGTGAATCCGGACCGTTCGTCTCCCTCAACCTCTTCGGCTGGGACATAGACCCCGCGGGAATCCTTGTATGCGTAGGCCAGGATGTAGCCCTGGTTGAAGAGCTTGTGGAATGGTTCGGGGGCCGTGACGTATCCCAGATCAAACAGCGCTTTCTGCCAGAACCGCGCGTACAGGAGGTGCAAGACTGCGTGTTCCACACCGCCAACGTAGAGGTCGACGCCTCCCGCAGGCTTGCCGTCACGTGGACCCATCCAGTAAGAGTCGTTGATGGCCTCAATCAGATGTTCACTGTCATGTGGGTCGACATAGCGTAGTTCGTAGTAGCACGAGCCCGCCCAGTTCGGCATGGTGTTCGTGTCACGACGGTAACTCTTGACGCCATCGCCCAGATCAATCTCAACGTTCAGCCAATCCTCGGCGCGGGTCAGTGGAGTCTCCGGTGAAGAATCCGCATCGTCTGCGTCGTAGGTCTTGGGGGAGAAATCATCCAGGTGGGGCAGCAAGACAGGCAGTTGGTCTTCGGGGAGTGCATGTGCCCGTCCGTCCTCGTCATAGACAACCGGGAAGGGCTCACCCCAGTAGCGCTGGCGTGAGAACAACCAATCGCGGAGGCGGAACGTAACTGTTGCCTCACCGATCTCCCGAGCCCCAAGCCAGTCAATCATCTTGTCGATTGCGGCTTCTTTTCCGAGGCCGTTGATAGAGAAGTCGCCGCGCTCAGAGTTGATGATGAGGCCGTCACCGGTCCAAGCTGACTCTTCAATGCTGAAGTCGTCCGGAACTTCGATACCCTCAACCCCGGCGGGGTCAATGGTTTGGATGATGTCAATGTCAAATGCCTTGGCAAACGCGAAGTCACGGTCATCATGGGCAGGAACGGCCATGATGGCGCCAGTCCCGTAGCCCATCAGCACGTAGTCGGCTACGAACACCGGTACGGGAGTGTCGTTGACCGGGTTGGTGGCGTAGATGCCCGTGAAGACACCCGTCTTTTCCCCGGCCTCTGCCTGACGTTCCATATCCGTCTTGGCTGCCGCCTGTGCGCGATAGGTTGACACGGCCTCGGTCGGACTAGCGTATCCACCAGTCCACGCCTCCCGGGTCCCATCGGGCCATTCGGTTGGCACAACCCCGTTGTCCAGCAGGGGGTGCTCGGGGGAAACCACCATGAAGGTGGCGCCA
This genomic stretch from Schaalia sp. JY-X169 harbors:
- a CDS encoding HdeD family acid-resistance protein, whose amino-acid sequence is MSGNIIQQAGEKLRMAMGVFGLLSLAAGIAIMVWPTKTALIVTGIFAVYVIVAGLVYVGAGAFSQGMAFGARIWRILLGALFVISGVVALTSLKSTAAFFFVFMAIMIGVTWIYEGFVAFARLGQSASKGWTAFYAVVSILAGLVIVFSPIYSTIALWWVIGLSAIVYGIVQIIHSFTRH
- the rpmF gene encoding 50S ribosomal protein L32 — protein: MAVPKRKMSRSNTRTRRSAWKAKMSALQTIKVGGREVRIPRRLAKAYQNGLLDAEDLG
- the leuS gene encoding leucine--tRNA ligase — its product is MADSLRTTSGTDVPQFRYDAKMAGEIEKKWQGIWARDGVFNADNPTGDLAGPRAELEPWFVMDMFPYPSGSGLHVGHPLGYIATDILARYQRMNQKNVLYTLGFDAFGLPAEQYAIETGQHPRVTTEHAMEIFTRQLGRLGLSHDKRRGFATIDDDYVKWTQWIFLQIYNSWFDPDMPNGEGSLGKARPVSELVEQFARGERAVPGGRAWADLDEGERSDVMSGYRLAYLSESPVNWCPGLGTVLANEEVTSEGRSERGNFPVFTRKLRQWNMRITAYSDRLTEALSEIDWPEKVRLMQRHWIGKSRGATVTFQVPGADDLQVFTTRPDTLFGATFMVVSPEHPLLDNGVVPTEWPDGTREAWTGGYASPTEAVSTYRAQAAAKTDMERQAEAGEKTGVFTGIYATNPVNDTPVPVFVADYVLMGYGTGAIMAVPAHDDRDFAFAKAFDIDIIQTIDPAGVEGIEVPDDFSIEESAWTGDGLIINSERGDFSINGLGKEAAIDKMIDWLGAREIGEATVTFRLRDWLFSRQRYWGEPFPVVYDEDGRAHALPEDQLPVLLPHLDDFSPKTYDADDADSSPETPLTRAEDWLNVEIDLGDGVKSYRRDTNTMPNWAGSCYYELRYVDPHDSEHLIEAINDSYWMGPRDGKPAGGVDLYVGGVEHAVLHLLYARFWQKALFDLGYVTAPEPFHKLFNQGYILAYAYKDSRGVYVPAEEVEGDERSGFTYNGEPVEREYGKMGKSLKNSVTPDEMCDRYGADSFRLFEMSMAPLDLSRPWETRAVTGSLRFLQRLWRNVVSEETGEVTVSDAQADEETRRLLARTISEVTEEYDNMRINTAIARMIVLNNHLTSLDQVPREVVEPLVLMVAPVAPHVAEELWQRLGHDTPLAQHDFPVVQDESLLVEDTVTCIVQVNGKLRARIDVPADIPEDKLVELARELSPVQRTLGDQEPMRTIVRAPKLVNFVAPPKK
- a CDS encoding GNAT family N-acetyltransferase, producing the protein MSELTLKADPREIQDGSRREGLEIATLTFYDIPALAALSVSAYGNPGTAESLWEATDEMRMYFDGAFGMPRDDSFVGAWVNGELVGAIFGVLDSPLDGVPRGPFVVDLIVDPKWRRQGIGSALVNELASRVGDWGYDDLALQLDMRRSPEALHMYRSLGFAEVG
- a CDS encoding Fpg/Nei family DNA glycosylase; its protein translation is MPEGHSIRRLALAFSEWFVGHACDTSSPQGRFTHGAERLNGMTMLDAQSVGKHLFLEFGSGHEATSEMARGPLWLHVHLGLYGSWRFYGSPGTSVTPSIGAPRTLDSLVAENDMHEDAGGDAFEMVRLASEVGPRSNEAIRLSEDFGIDSGHWSPPPPRGAVRLRIATGTVAADLTGPTQCEVLDAAGVEVVLGRLGPDPLDDESPAERLRSEFVGRVRGSRRPVGELVMDQSVVAGVGNIYRAEGLFRGGISPFRRGNNVSEKRLRNLWDDFVVLLDDGVRRGNIYTMIPDWHSTEVVVEDDEAEKWFVYKRAGQQCLVCGTPVRTRVMQGRNLFWCPSCQR
- the cysK gene encoding cysteine synthase A, translating into MATIHPSIDSTIGNTPLVRLNRTMPEGVEVLAKMEYFNPAGSVKDRIARQIIEAAEDSGELKPGGTIVEGTSGNTGIALAMVGAAKGYKVVLFMPASMSKERRAILRAYGAELVLTDPPLGMKGAVAGAEEYVKSHPGSVLARQFDNAANVQAHVETTAEEIWRDTDGNVDVVVAGIGTGGTVTGVGQVLKSRNPEIQIVAVEPVDSPLLTQGTAGPHIIQGIGANFIPSILDQSVISEVIDVEGDASLVASREAASEEGLLVGISSGAALVAAKEVASRPENAGKTIVVVLPDGGERYLSTKLYEQYMD
- a CDS encoding YigZ family protein, coding for MLTVATGTSSEVEQDIKRSRFIAFLCPAASEAAAREVISARRRQFPDARHHCSAFILQSDGATPQMRFSDDGEPNGTAGAPILDALRGAGLTNVVAVVTRYFGGTLLGTGGLVRAYSGSTQAAIQNAQLAKIENCPSFSVALDPFLAGRAEAELRSRGWTVEKVTWGEIVSIDFSVPQNEEGEVEPFIAQQTGGKGKVKRRADRFLEVLL
- the cysE gene encoding serine O-acetyltransferase, which translates into the protein MRGVVQRALGVFREDLQAAMERDPAAQNPWEVALTYPGLHAVWGYRVAHAAWNQGLRFPARVIQNSTRFFTGVDIHPAATLGRRLFIDHAEGVVIGETAEVGEDVLIYHQVTLGGTSTEPGKRHPTVGDRAVLGAGAKILGPVNIGADAKIGANAVVVRDVPDGKVAVGVPARLVGEKHPNRMGCTH